GCGCAAGGTATTAGGACAACCTAGTGATAAGATTTCCATGGATACTCCACGTGCAAAGATGAGCAGTGTGCTTTTTAGTGAAATTTTGGTTCCTGCATTGTTAGCAGCTGGTGCCGTTGTTCCCTACTTCTTTATGAACTCGATGCCCGGTAATCCCTCTTATGCTAATTGGCAAGATCATGATAAAATGTATTACACAACCGACCCGAAGACGGGTACTAACCCTATTTTACGACTTGCAGTTGTTACTCTCGTTCCGATTGCCATTAGTTTCGGTATGGTCGGATTTTTCGGAGGCATGGCCTGCTGTATGGGTCCCTTGTTTGGATTGTGCTGCAAGAAGTTCCCCGCCGTCCTAGCTGCTATTGCTCATGCTATCCAGgttattattttcattgtCGTTTTCGAGGTTTGCTGGTTCTTAGATGGCTGGTCGTTACCAAAGACTGTACTAGCATTTTGTGCCGTTACTGCGGTTCACAGATTTATCTTTAAGCTTCTGACTCTTCTAACCTTGACTCGTGAAGTAAAAGAAGACAGTTCTAATATTTCATGGTGGTCAGGAAAATGGTGGGGTAAAGGATTCGGCTATCATGCATTAACTTTACCTGCACGTGAATTTATGTGTAAATCAATTGAGCTCAATTTGTTTGCAACTGACTTTTTCTTGGGTCATTTGCTGCTTTACTTCATGCTTCCTGTAATTTGCATCCCATATGTTGACCGCTGGCACTCggttttgttgttttggttGAGACCTAGTCGCCAAATCCGCCCACCTATCTTTTCGACGAAGCAGAGCAGACTCCGCAAACGTATTGTGCGTCGTTATTCCGCTCTGTATTTCTCTATcttgattcttcttgtgaTTCTGATTGTCGTACCTTTGGTTGCCGGTAAAGAAATCTGGCAAGGACTTGGAGGTGTCGACCCGATCTCTAAGATCAGCCCCTTGTATCCTAATGgaacaataaaaaaccttACTGGATTGAGTATCGGCGGTGGCCTGAGACAACCTAGAGATGTCAACTGGACTGTTAACTACACTCAAAACTATGCGGGAATGAATTTCGTCTTTAATACTTCGTATTAAGGCTGATTACTATTTTTTCGTGTTAAAAGAAGTACTTTTCCTGTTTTATGCTAAATGCATAAAGTTGATGAATCATTGTTAAGAGCGATGTTTTCAGATATAAATATGGTTTTCGTATTCCGTTTCGGAATTCcttatatatatatatatatagagtatatatattttactGGCATATGTTATTTACTATTTTATTGCATATGATGCAGgacttttccttttgttaATTATCATGCTAAGGACAAGAGGATGGGTTGctaatttttaaaaagttgttcatcgtttcttttttcattttattttctttttcattctcgttttttatttctacAGCTTTGAAACAGATgaaccttttttttttgtgcGGTCGCATGTCTTCGATTTAGGTAGACCTGATCTTTTACGCATCTAAAGTTTTATATACATTCTATTCCCTccatgttttttttctttatctatagaattaaataaaatatctAGTGATTTGCTTATATTCAACTTCCagtagttttcttttgcagTCATCGTCTACGAATGCCTAGAAGAAACCTGCCTTTGAAAAGAGGCTCATTATTTATTGCACAAAATGGTAAAGAGCGACTTCACATTAAAAGCATGGAAGGAGGACTCGCTCTAAtatgtttttggtttgtaGTTTCATGATATGTAGCCTACGCCATTTTCGTTGTTCTTCTAAACTGTTTCAGTTTTTCACgaaagatgaaagaataAGCTGTAATTTATTATCAACGACTGCGAGCATAAATTGTTGACATCTTTGGTATATTCCATGATATGAGACCAGAGGAAGGGGTCCCTAAGTATTCAtggaacaaaaaaaaaaagtaaagtaaatgaagaaaattccTACTTAATTAGCAATCCCAAAAGCCCAACTTACAACCCAAGGAACCCGGATATTCTGTTAaccattttccaaaaaaagtatatcgagatttttgaaattataAGCCAAATAGATTcttaaattcttttatttcttttcctcttaaaaatcaattaaagaaaaccgCAACGCTCGTACTTTGTACATCACCCTCTACTTGACTATTCTTATAAGTCGACTGAATAAAGACATAATAACCCAGTGAAATAAGCATATGATATGCTCTAATAGAGATATCACTAAAAGAAGTTTCAGTATCGCAACACCAAGgaaatcttcatcttcagaTGActttcgtaaacaaaagcgaTTCAGtgcaaaagaaggaacGTTTTGTATCTACTACAGTTTTTCTAAAAGTGTTTAAAAATGGTTCAATTATTTGACGGAGCTTTCTGTGCTGAACTACCAGAAAACTTTCTGAATGCTAGCGCTTTAAGGCAAATCCCTGACAATCaagaagtttttcttcaagattcaaaagaaaacttaaCTCtgattttggaattacTGGAAGCGGTAGAAAAACCTCAAGATGCAACAGTCGCCAAGTTTCATTTCGATAGCATTGCTTTCGACAATGACGCTAGTGATTCTGTTATTTGGACAGACGTAAATCTAAGTCAAAAAGACATTCCTAAATTCCATAGCGAGCAGGCAAATGGGACACGCGCGTTTGGATGTCAAAAAATACtagaaaagggaaaaaagaTAACAGACGCCGCTTCAAATGTGGCTGTACTTGTGCATGTAATCACATTGCAGGATTTTGAAACAGACATTGTATGCTCTGTAAACATCCCTTTGTCCCAAACATTGCCTTTTCCCAAAACGTTAGCAGAGGTGTCTCCTGCTGACGAGGCCGCTTTGCAAACGGCGGACAGAATCTTAAGTCAATTTACACGTTCTTTGGTTCTAGTTGACAAGAGCCTCTTTTCTGCAAATTAATTCAAACCAAAGCACTGAAGAGTTGTCTATACCGGATTTGAACAATCGAAACTGcaatcatctttttttttttttttttctttcctttgaaaatttcaaCCAAGAGAGAAattaatatttattaagGAAATGGAAAACAGGTATTTGGAATAAAATTCGTTGGACTCAATTGTAAAATAGAATATGATTGGGATAACTAGTTTGATCTGAAAACTCTTTTAATACTACTGTTCCTCTTCAACCAAATTTCGTTTATGGTTTTACGCCTATATGCCTCAAATTCCCAATCGGGTTCCCTTTCCAGGAAAGTTGGGATTACCAGTGCTTGGCTCTGCAATAGGCAGCGATGCATATGCCAGTTCGTCGTAGGATCGGTAACTTTTGAAGCGGTTCCCTAAtgaatcaaatttttctgcCCATCTATTTAAAGGTATGTGCTCAAGAATGTAAGGCGTTGCATAGCCAGCAGCAGCTCCGGAGGCATGGCCGATGAAACTGGCGTAAGGTACAAAAATGGTAGTAATAAACAAGTAAATTAGAGGAATATACTTTCCTGGAATGTAGTTTTGAATCCTTAATGAATAATTAGAACTAACGTTTAATAGAGGAATATACTTACGGCTCTTGAGGATTCTGGAGACAAGTCGCAGATATAAATGCAAAGGCCCATCCGCTGAATCCAGCAATAGAAACTGACTCCTTTGCGAAAATAAAGCGATAAGAGATAAGATGCACGAAGGCAGGGAATAGGGTATACGGCACCAATGTTATGAACATACATGCAAAAGTGCCATGCTCCTTTTCAAACTTGGCCATTAATGGGAGTAAAGATACGAAATTAAATATTATATGTAAAAGAGAGACATGTAAAAATACATATGTGTAAACCTCGAAGACTGAAGAGAAGCATCAGTaattcgtttcttttaagtGACTAACTTTACCTAGGCATTTTTGAAACACATTACTCCATGATAATGCCAAATAACCCGTTGGAAAACCCGTGAAGGACATCAGCTGAATGAACAACGCTGTCCATGCTACGGTCTTAGTCCATAACGGTAGACTCTGAAAGAAATCCCGACAGCGCTCCAATACTTTCGAAATCATTTCCTATTTCtcaatcctttttctttattttagtCTAAAGAATATTTATAGACATCCGCAACAGGAATTCGTATCATGTGTAAGCAAAGTCGTTATAACAGCAGTAGGCTATTTTCAGCTTGAGTATGATGTCTAAACCCGCTCTTTAGTAAATTTTGCTTCTAATTAAATTAATGaaatgtaaatatatatcaGTATGATTTAACTTTCAGGAGATAAAAGTTTACTTTTCATGCTTCATACTTGGCTTTATATAGTACagttttgatttttctattGAAATTTCAGTAGACAAACGGTATTGTAGTAGACTAAATATGTTCATAGTGAATAATTCACAAAGACAAGTCTAGTAGAAAGTAACGCATGactatttattattatatAACTCATTAAAAGAACGTAGGGAATACGATTTCTTCTATGGTTCCAAttaattattgaaaaaaccAGAGaataatttaaataaacaaaaaatgatttcAAATATTAACAACGTCAATGACCCTTAATGTACAGAGAATGCTAAATCAAAATGTGTCAGGAAAGGGTTCATCTAGTAGCCGGACAGTATATGAAGGACCGCAAAGCTGACATTCCTTTAAAATGTCATTCTCAGAAACACTAGTAAGTCGATGTTTAAACATGCATTGTCTATGAAAAGCATGTTGACAAGggaacaaaacaaaaggctCAGAGAATAACAGATGATGACAGTGCCAGCAGGGCTCACTATGGTCAAGAACAATATATCTGTTTTTTAAATCGTCGGAATTCGTACGTACAGCTTCAGCAACCTCCGTTGCTTGGTCAATTTCAAGCCCTAATTGCCCGATTTGTTCTCGACAACTTTCCAGTTCGTCACAAATATTATCTCTCAAATCGTCAAGAGAGATCTGTTCTGGTAAAAGTCGAATAAGTTCTGTAAGTGGAAGAACATTCGATTGCTCTAAAAATTTAattgattcttttatattttccGTTGATGAAAACATCGCTTTCGTAATGGTTCGCCAAagacttttcttcaacgCCAAATCATCCTCGGGCATATTTGCAACGGAAGCAGCTAGTTCataatccttttcttccagaGCCAATTCAACACCCTGACTGTACAATTTCAATAATACTAAAATCTTCACAGCACTCCTACGGCAATTGAATTGCAAACAAAGTCGAATTCCAAGATCCATGTCATATAAAGGATGATCGCCTTGTTGTTCAATATAATTCATTAGATAAGACTCATTTGAGCTAGAATGACATGCGTAAATACAAAATAGAGTATTATGTATAGAAGGTTCTGCGCACCCTAATACCCCAGTTACAAATTTCAGGTAGCGAATTGCcgcattttcttcaacagaAACTCGGGCACGTTGGTTATAGCTCAGCAAAGACGGTATTAAAGCATGAACATCCATATCTGTCTGACGCTCCCATATACTTACAGTTTCCATTGGACGATGGGTTAATAAAGCAGTTGCATGCTGTATAAGGGTCTCCTGATCCACACCCTCATTTAACGTTTTTAGTGCTTTATCGTAGTTTTCTCGCTGTACCCAGTAATGCATAATATAGGATTGATCTTTCATCACTGTTGCGATCTGCAGCAactgttcttcttttccataattATTTGCAAGATTATATGCGAGTTCCTTATTGATGTCATCTTTATATTGTGCTAAAAGTCTTGAAAACTCAAATAAAACCCGTTGACGTTTTTCAATTATGGCATCTGGAAATAACTCAAGtctctcttcttcatctaaaTCGTTTAGTCTTCCCAACAATGATTCCAGAAGCCAATTTACTAAAATCTCTCGTTGGAACTTCATAGAAGCTTTATAAGActttacctttttccaCAGATACTGTCTCAGAACATCTTTCTGCCCAATTTCTATGAAGCTCAAAGCAACCTCTTCCACCGATTTAAGAGTTTCAGCAAAAAAGGTAGCAGCCTTTTCGTAATCGCCTATTTTCATTAGATAATCAGCATAGCCATCCAAAACAGTGTTTCGCACTTTTGGAGTATTAGCACATGCCAAAGCCTTTATGTACTCTTCTTTCTGTAAGAATACCAGAGAGACATCACCCAATTCATTATTGACCACCAGTTCATGAAGACTCTCCGTTGTGTATAGCCAATAtgtgtttttttcatgatcACAAGAGAGCCCTAATATTTCTTCATGAGGGGAAAGGGTAACTTTCTGTTGGTAAACTTCCTTTTGGCTAATTCTGTTGATAAAATATAGAGTATCCAAATCGAAAACTGCTATATGAAAGGGAGTGAGCAGCAAGTTCATTTCTACAGTTGACACCGAGAGACGCGGTGACTCAATAAATTGATATTCTTGAATCAAGCTAGATGTTTCATTTATAAGATCATGATAGACAATCCTCTTATTCGTTTTTATTGCAATCGTGTAGGGTTCAGCAGAAATCTGGGGATAGGGAGAATGTGACACGCATTGAACACATTCATCATCGGATATATGATATAGTTCTGCAAGTTagtattaaaaaaacaattagtTACATTCATACCATTAATCTCTCCCTGAAGGAAAGGAGAAAAATAGTGCTGATCCgaattaaatttatttcCCTTTGAAAACTTTAAGAGTCGTTGATTAGTAGCAACCACAAGGTAGTCCTTTTCAGCGTCTTCTTGGCTTGACAACAACATATCCAAGGGAGCTTCTGACTCTGGAAAAGAATAGACAGTATTTATAGACTTTTCAAGTCGTTTCACATTAGTTGCATCTAACGTCAAAACAAGCTCGAGTATAGCTCCAGACCTAGAAGCAAGTAGTAGTTCcaaattattattttcacTAAATTTCCACATCACCGATTCAATCGTGTGACCTTTCAGCTTTGTCAAAACTCGACCTTGCCGAGAAGGAGTAAACAGGCAATTATCACCGGCTGTTGTTGAGACAAATATATAACGTCCTGAAGGATCTAAGAAAATTCTATATGTGAGTCCGAGTGCTAAAGCTTTCTTCGGAAGTTCAATGTCTAAGAATGGTTAGAACCTGCGATGAGAAGCATGAGAAAAGAACACATACCCACAATCTCTTCCGGTTTTTCTAGATCAACAATCATCAGTTTATCGCTTGTGAGTGCCATGACCAAGATGTTATTCTCGACAGCTAAACAACGTATTGAAACAGGAAATTGCAGCTGGACTTTCTCAATAGAAAATAAGCTTCTTCGTTCATTATTCAGTTCgttttttctataataaaaatctttttgtaGCTCTGTATTCTCAGAAGATGCAGGATCGACCCAGTCTTCTGCTATACTCatctttcataaattgCAAGTATGTAAATAATCGAGGGAAATCTCAACCCAATAAATACTGTAAGATAGTACAATtatcaaagaaataaataaatgaagcgtattttttgataatcACTTATGCCCTTTCTACTAGTCCAACTATGATGACAAATAGAGAAGTGAGATGTTGGTAAGTACTATTTAGTAATGTTCAAAGTGAATGGGACTAAGTTGATTGGTTTTAAGCTATTACATTCAATTATTATACATATTTTGTAAAGATAACAAATATATAGGTtgtataaacaaaatagaagGTGTTATTAAAATCCcacaaaaataaatagataCGTTAGAATACAAAACAGTAAAGACATTAAAGATGAATTGTCACAATGTCTGCTGAGTTGAAAGCAGTTTCACATATGGGACAAGTGCGATCTTTTTGCCTTAGCCTGGATTCTAAACACGTCGAACAAAATGCATGGCCACATGAGGGTATAAGCCTATTTTTCCAGTTCGAATACTCACAAATTTGGCATTTTAGCATTCCTTTATAAACCTGTGCTTCCGCAGTTTCAAAAGCCTTTTCTATAAGGGCTGACTCCTTCTGATTATATTCATCCTTTAAACGAAATTGAGCTTCCTTGATTTGTAGAGAATGGTGCTTTTCATGTGCAGCATGAGTATCTTCTCTGATATGATCGATAGATTCTCGCaagcttttcaaagatTGTTCAAGATCAGAATTTCTAGTCTGTAGGC
The nucleotide sequence above comes from Schizosaccharomyces osmophilus chromosome 3, complete sequence. Encoded proteins:
- the mog1 gene encoding Ran GTPase binding protein Mog1, whose product is MVQLFDGAFCAELPENFLNASALRQIPDNQEVFLQDSKENLTLILELLEAVEKPQDATVAKFHFDSIAFDNDASDSVIWTDVNLSQKDIPKFHSEQANGTRAFGCQKILEKGKKITDAASNVAVLVHVITLQDFETDIVCSVNIPLSQTLPFPKTLAEVSPADEAALQTADRILSQFTRSLVLVDKSLFSAN
- the rbd2 gene encoding Golgi rhomboid protease Rbd2; the encoded protein is MISKVLERCRDFFQSLPLWTKTVAWTALFIQLMSFTGFPTGYLALSWSNVFQKCLVFEVYTYVFLHVSLLHIIFNFVSLLPLMAKFEKEHGTFACMFITLVPYTLFPAFVHLISYRFIFAKESVSIAGFSGWAFAFISATCLQNPQEPIQNYIPGKYIPLIYLFITTIFVPYASFIGHASGAAAGYATPYILEHIPLNRWAEKFDSLGNRFKSYRSYDELAYASLPIAEPSTGNPNFPGKGTRLGI
- the pep3 gene encoding HOPS/CORVET complex subunit, ubiquitin-protein ligase E3 Pep3/Vps18, whose amino-acid sequence is MSIAEDWVDPASSENTELQKDFYYRKNELNNERRSLFSIEKVQLQFPVSIRCLAVENNILVMALTSDKLMIVDLEKPEEIVDIELPKKALALGLTYRIFLDPSGRYIFVSTTAGDNCLFTPSRQGRVLTKLKGHTIESVMWKFSENNNLELLLASRSGAILELVLTLDATNVKRLEKSINTVYSFPESEAPLDMLLSSQEDAEKDYLVVATNQRLLKFSKGNKFNSDQHYFSPFLQGEINELYHISDDECVQCVSHSPYPQISAEPYTIAIKTNKRIVYHDLINETSSLIQEYQFIESPRLSVSTVEMNLLLTPFHIAVFDLDTLYFINRISQKEVYQQKVTLSPHEEILGLSCDHEKNTYWLYTTESLHELVVNNELGDVSLVFLQKEEYIKALACANTPKVRNTVLDGYADYLMKIGDYEKAATFFAETLKSVEEVALSFIEIGQKDVLRQYLWKKVKSYKASMKFQREILVNWLLESLLGRLNDLDEEERLELFPDAIIEKRQRVLFEFSRLLAQYKDDINKELAYNLANNYGKEEQLLQIATVMKDQSYIMHYWVQRENYDKALKTLNEGVDQETLIQHATALLTHRPMETVSIWERQTDMDVHALIPSLLSYNQRARVSVEENAAIRYLKFVTGVLGCAEPSIHNTLFCIYACHSSSNESYLMNYIEQQGDHPLYDMDLGIRLCLQFNCRRSAVKILVLLKLYSQGVELALEEKDYELAASVANMPEDDLALKKSLWRTITKAMFSSTENIKESIKFLEQSNVLPLTELIRLLPEQISLDDLRDNICDELESCREQIGQLGLEIDQATEVAEAVRTNSDDLKNRYIVLDHSEPCWHCHHLLFSEPFVLFPCQHAFHRQCMFKHRLTSVSENDILKECQLCGPSYTVRLLDEPFPDTF